tctcaGTTGTTTTAATTCACTTTCGGTTATTACACCATCAAAAAGTAACAAatgaataaatattaaatttatagcGGATTCGGGCTTGTTGAGGATATTATGAagaattgtttttatttcatttttattcacTAGTaagtcaaaaaataattcaacCTTAATAAAATCTAGACCATTTTGTATGTCtgagatttttttaaaagttgattcaatttctttcataacatttttttgtagaGCATAACTATAATTAACACCTCTTTggttaaaaattatttttccattttctttatgtaattctataaaatttttattatcaaattcGATGCTATAATACGTGCACTTTAATGCACTTGATTGTGGATGTAAAtctctttcttttttatttataaaattatgtaataaatataaccCTCTCTGTATATCTTTGTAATAGTTATTACGGGTCAACTTTGTGGctataaactttttatataagtAATTTCCGTCGATTTCATTGTAActtatttcaaaaaaataacaaattttcGCAGTGTCAATGCTAAAgttaacataatttttatagtttttacGAACATGATGAATGGGCACATCGAAATTTCCCAATTCTACATTATTACAGGTTTTTTCGAATTTTgcttttgataaaattttctcaAAATCacaattttgtttaataatGTATTCGTAATGTAGTTTTGTAAGAGTTctgtttttctttatatttaaattcttaattTCCTCAATTAAATCCTTCATtacattatatttattataatcaTGATGGTTATATactaaaacaataaaatcagTTTCTAGAATTTTGCCAGTTCTCTTTAGTTGATTTTCGATTTCAACAGCTATATTTGAAGGATCGAGGAAAACGGCACGTGCAATAAAGAAATCTTGTGAAAATTGATTTTCTGATTGAGACACATCCTCTGTTATATTTCCtcttaaaatattgttatCTGCATCAAAATTGATCATAACTCTCAAATAGCGTTTACTATGataaatcatataaaaatcttgttcttttatttttcttattatgGTATTCTTCACATTATTATATAGGTACTCATAATTATAAGAGTAGACTAATACTATTGAAGAAAGAACttgaataattttcatgtggggtaaaaattgaaaaaattttaatttcacgtaaaaaactaatttgGAAACCTGTCAAagattttctaaaaattttatagaatagTTTTCatggttttttttttaagagaGTAATCATagatgatattttaattttagcattaaatttatagtttaCATTAAGTAAATGTTCTTTGCAATCCGAATTAACTAAAAATGTTAACGTATGAGGTCAACATACCTGACCGTCGGTATTCACTGCTTTTAAGAAATCAGATATTTGTTTTCAACACTCAAGACGATTATTGACTTTGTTGAAAGTATAACATGTCAAATCTCATCCAATTATAGATCAAATGACATTCGACACAAGATATTTGACATGTGACATTTGGACTATAAACTccgaaaataaataaacccaTGTTTTCTAATAACAGTTTTACGTACAACAGACTTTTCGAAATACAAACAATATTGAGGTAAATAGTGTTTTACACTTGTTCATAACTTTTGCTCCCTTTCTATTCCCCTGCAATTGAGTATTTTAGGCGATAATTGCTAAAATGTTTTAGCAACTTACCTAATGAAGGTATAATAGGCACAAACAATTAACCAAAGACTATCGTAGTTTTAAAAGCCAGcctatttttatattaagatTTATGTGAAAATAATGATGATAAAAACCTTGTTTTAAATGTTCCTTTTAGTAAATTATTTAGTAATTAATGTTTATTTGTGtagaataatattaataatcattaaatatattttttaatagattACAAAGATTGCATTTTCTTAATTGTTTTATCCTTATATAACTTTtagattataaattatgttCAAATACTTTTGATATATATAGATATCGAAATATATCTGATTCAATTTAAACCCTCATAAGAACAACAGAAAACCATCAAAGAACCAATCATGAAGTTTACtcttattttctatttaaattttataaggTGTATTTATCTTgtaacattttatttatgacttcttctttaaaataaataattgtcAGGATGATATAATAAGATGtataagataaaaaaacaataatacctctctatcaaaaaattagcAAAACTTTTTAGATGCCATAATTAAGAGTAATCAATCAAGTAATTTTGTACACCGGAATCATTTGTATTTTCCTTTTcctgttttataaaattttaaagccgatgagaaaaaaattgtgaCACTCAAACTTTAATGCTTTAATTTATTCTCAACAATTTTAATCCATTGTTCCAATATTTTCCTTTATGATTGGCACATCGCTTACTcttttacaatatataattgataaaatttcttttgcTAAATCTAACTAAAACTCCTTTGTATAAATCTAGTGTCGAATTTTATCTTAAGgattatatatttagttTTAGAGGTAAGAATAATTGATTTGggttttaatattaaaacaaagGTCAGAGGTATTCTTTAGTTTATAATAcacatataatttataaattgcaTATGTGAATGTCTTAAATggtattaatttttgacaatgttttagaatttatgtTAGTCTAAATTCATAATTATACAAGAGcacaaacaaaaaaaattttaatcataTTTCTTATGTTACTTAGTTAGATATTAAAGTTATTTTAGATCgtactaattttttttgttcctGCCGAAAGTGCAAACtaagatttattttaattgtttgtttttgGTTGCAATAAAAACCAGATTGATTATGAAAGAGCTATGAGTAGATAGTAATTCcgattttgtttatataataaaaaaatagaaatgtATACGagtaaaatttgattttaatataggttaatattacaaatttcttgtcttttaaaattatttgtataaaatttatctaatttttatttttaccacatagacaattttaaaaaaaatttctaatggtcataatcttttatgtatttctatttacatttttcttgttatgaaaaaaaaatttaaacaaaagCATCTAAAAAGACATACAATGAAAAAACAATCatgaagtttttatttttttgctaaGTTATAGACAAAGTTGTGCATGCAAAAtagtttcattttttttttaaatgcaTTAAGAGttttcaaatatatataattaacaaactttttttaattttgtttttaaggcaaaaattatataatagatGATACATAAAGGTCTGATAATATACCTTGCTTAATTCACATTGAAGTTGTGGTTAGAAGCATCTATAACATATAATGATACTATTGCTttcaaattaattaataatgCTATTTTCCACATATACATATATGTTATCtgtttatttgattttgagaacactttaaaaataaaaaagtaattaatttaaataaagtttgGACGATTCGTAATCTAGATTGCTGAGaagaattaatttaatacaaGAATTAAAAGTGAGGGGACTTTGAACttcatgattttttagTCAGGAATAGTTATCGGGTTAATTGATGCTATTGTGTGAtccataattttatatatgagaataaaatattactttgcaaaattttcttgtacAAATTATACGCTTGGATTGATCATCAATTCCGCAACCCCAATGAACAATAGTATTTAAAACCTATTGAGGCTGTAATATCTCGAGAGTTGAAAATACTTAACAACATCAGATGTAATTTATACactaaaatacttttaaaatatttttttgatagaGTTATTCTAAtctagaaataaaaaatgaaataaaatgaGGTAACGATCTGAGTCaaaactttattattttttactaccGAATCCGAGCTCAGGCTGTACAGTAGTGGAATGTTTTGTACGAATCATGTCCACAGAACttgaaatttaattcttttgttgaaatttcattaaaatGTCTTTTCTTTAGTCTTTATCTACCTTAactaaaaatgatttttgtaatattataattctaATGTATGTCTTGAGCTGCTAAATAttagtttaaaaatatgcaaCTCTCATTTGGGGCAATATGATGGTCAgtcgataaaaaatttgaaacaAACTATAGATTAGGCGAATTGTTCTCGGATGATGTTATTAACTCCAGATATTTAACATAGACTGCTTAATTATTGTATGTAAagacaaaatttaaacattaatcgaaatttatgattaaaCTATATTTTCCCTGCTCATTACCTATATAACACATTAGTTATTTCCTGTACATTTACTGAAAACCAGTCTACACATaactaaacaaaaatttccGTTTGTCGCTTCCAGTGTCTTCAAggctaaaaaataatttatgaagcactgaaaaaataaaatattaacatCAACAAAAGGTAAGACGAAGAAGTGACACAGACCGACAAAACAGAtatagcaaaaaaaaataagtcaAAATGCCagtgaaaaaaaattatacacaGTAAAAAAACTGAAATGGTTAGTGAGGACAAATAACAAGCAAATATATGAATTGAGAATCAAAATAGTACTCAAACTTTTTGTACGTGGGGGGGGGGGCATATCTAACAAAAGTTATTAATCACGTAACGATTTATATAACTGACGGCATAAATTCTAATCAAAAGCAAGCGAATCTATCAACGACGAACAAGttgtaatattaatatagaaaaaaaaacatacaGGATAGACTTCAAATTTGTTAGAAGAAATATGATTATATCTCAAATTTCGacgaaaataataaggaataaaataaaagatagTGCAATTctgtattattaaaagaatttaaaaggAAAGAAGATGCAATTTTTAACTATCAAGAATTACAAAATGGTTTTAATGAGTTTTTGAAGTTCTATAAAGATAActgtttttgttttttcgtTCCTCTCTAAGGGTCCTTTGGAGAGAGACAAGTTAGGGCTCAAAATGTTGCGCCAATGAAACCTAAcacataaaaaactatataagtaaaataaagagTTCTTCGTTACTCAATAATTACCCATAAgcactaaaaatttttacctttatttttaaacatacATATATATCTCATTGaatgaatatatttttttattttgaaaatattcttttaaaattaaatttttggcAGGATGGTAGGATATTTATGCTTTACTCATAATATTAATGCCTAACGAATGCGGTATTTAAGGGTTATAATCTAACATGACCTCGCTAATTTTATCGctctttataaaaatttattaagtaggtttattttaaagatgTATTTAATAACTGCGAGAGGACATGAGAAATAAGTTCATGCATGTTATAGCACAGATACATTAACTCATAAACTTAGTTTAGTAGAAGAATTGAGacattatgaaaaatattaaaattccTGTAAGCACATATACataga
The Vairimorpha necatrix chromosome 6, complete sequence DNA segment above includes these coding regions:
- a CDS encoding putative SP-containing protein; the encoded protein is MKIIQVLSSIVLVYSYNYEYLYNNVKNTIIRKIKEQDFYMIYHSKRYLRVMINFDADNNILRGNITEDVSQSENQFSQDFFIARAVFLDPSNIAVEIENQLKRTGKILETDFIVLVYNHHDYNKYNVMKDLIEEIKNLNIKKNRTLTKLHYEYIIKQNCDFEKILSKAKFEKTCNNVELGNFDVPIHHVRKNYKNYVNFSIDTAKICYFFEISYNEIDGNYLYKKFIATKLTRNNYYKDIQRGLYLLHNFINKKERDLHPQSSALKCTYYSIEFDNKNFIELHKENGKIIFNQRGVNYSYALQKNVMKEIESTFKKISDIQNGLDFIKVELFFDLLVNKNEIKTILHNILNKPESAINLIFIHLLLFDGVITESELKQLRKNFRIHEKRRTFFNVLKNKPLNHIEMISQSASDMLKLCIFIEAENYMNENDLDFDSLFYKIRKIGKQIIKHEFKEVGSYKINLLLKTKIDLMKIYDEVYYHLDDIINVNDEFAKIVSEIMCLFKGNDNYYINEVNYKGNLNEIMKPFKYKEDFIERTNKEILNKLEIYSNDKKIKKIIGIIQKSPLRETLDEIITESKNKKDINIFDEQGMENIMTEFIKKGNKEIEKIFNGKEIKKFLTTKNEALIKKYKNKLYEDFKDKITLIMRENIRKTFT